In a genomic window of Lepisosteus oculatus isolate fLepOcu1 chromosome 3, fLepOcu1.hap2, whole genome shotgun sequence:
- the LOC138237832 gene encoding zona pellucida sperm-binding protein 4-like: MIRGRMGLYSVLFLLVLDWSVAQVQKCLVNDGDKIACGNLTIGKSDCEAKNCCFDLTSQNSCYYGNEVTVQCTRDGQFVVVVSKNATSPQLSLGSVSLQGGRSPPCGPVSTTAGFAMFQFPVSACGTSMKTEGGAVVYENMMSSTFAVIGGPAGSITRDSFYKLFFQCRYADDDLVPVRAVVYTVSPPLPAVSPGPLRVELRIARGVPMEVTTTRAP; encoded by the exons ATGATCAGAGGGAGGATGGGGTTGTACAGTGTGTTGTTTTTGCTGGTGTTGGATTGGTCTGTAGCTCAGGTTCAGAAGTGCCTGGTTAATGACGGTGATAAGATAGCATGTGGTAACTTGACTATCGGTAAAAGCGACTGTGAAGCTAAAAATTGCTGCTTTGATCTGACCAGCCAAAATAGCTGTTACTATGGGAATGAAG TGACTGTCCAGTGCACCAGGGATGGCCAGTTTGTGGTGGTCGTGTCCAAGAATGCCACTAGCCCTCAGCTGAGCCTGGGTTCAGTCAGCCTGCAGGGGGGCAGGAGTCCCCCCTGTGGCCCTGTTAGCACCACTGCTGGCTTTGCCATGTTCCAGTTCCCAGTCAGTGCCTGTGGCACCAGCATGAAG ACTGAAGGTGGTGCTGTGGTGTATGAGAACATGATGTCCTCAACATTTGCTGTGATTGGGGGACCTGCTGGCTCCATCACAAGGGACAGTTTCTACAA gctgttcTTCCAGTGCAGGTATGCAGATGATGACCTTGTTCCAGTGCGGGCTGTGGTCTACACGGTCTCCCCACCCCTTCCGGCAGTGTCTCCAGGACCTCTCCGTGTGGAGCTCAGGATTGCCAGAG
- the LOC138237778 gene encoding zona pellucida sperm-binding protein 3-like, with product MWFSSGLAFRLLTLLFLAVLCDAAQWRARANVQSGIRRKGVAFLDSPLLPRQQKQQVIRAVSAQCGESTIVVQVKTDLFGTGQLINASDLSLGDCAVTRQDTAAQLLIFEAELQACRSVLSTVDEQLVYSFSLNYTPKPLANTPIVRTNGAVVGIECHYMRLHNVSSNALKPTWVPYTSTKSAEDLLDFSLSLMSDDWRSQRSSNVFYLGDVLNIEASVTQANHQPLRLFVDSCVATLVPDQTSTPSYSFIENKGCLTDAKSTGSSSQFMPRTQDTKLQMKLDAFRFYQDARSSIYITCHLKVTPASQSVDSLNKDCYTEGSRSVRRQGAAVSCWCSAPEWEADATVGPVFVLQEQVAERPVEAEGQSSQLRAEEGKSTGLPVEAVILAGVVTAVGLVCAALLGTVLRRRKQHKPMN from the exons atgTGGTTTTCTAGTGGTCTCGCCTTTCGGCTGTTGACCTTGCTGTTCCTCGCAGTTCTGTGTGATGCTGCGCAATGGCGCGCCCGCGCTAACGTCCAATCCGGCATCAGGCGCAAGGGGGTCGCCTTTCTGGACTCGCCTCTGCTGCCAcggcagcagaagcagcaggttATCCGGGCTGTGTCGGCGCAGTGCGGGGAGAGTACGATCGTGGTGCAGGTCAAGACAGACCTGTTCGGCACCGGGCAGCTGATCAACGCTTCGGATCTCAGCCTGGGAGACTGTGCGGTCACCCGGCAGGACACCGCGGCGCAGCTCCTGATCTTCGAGGCTGAGCTGCAGGCGTGTCGCAGTGTGCTGAGT ACCGTGGACGAGCAACTGGTGTACAGCTTCTCTCTCAACTACACCCCGAAGCCGCTGGCCAACACCCCCATAGTGAGAACGAATGGCGCCGTTGTGGGTATCGAGTGTCACTACATGAG GCTCCACAATGTGAGCAGCAATGCCCTGAAGCCCACCTGGGTCCCCTACACCTCCACCAAGTCTGCTGAGGATCTGCTGGACTTCTCCCTGAGCCTCATGAGTG ATGACTGGCGCTCCCAGAGGTCCTCCAATGTGTTCTACCTGGGGGACGTCCTGAACATCGAAGCCTCCGTCACCCAGGCCAACCACCAGCCCCTTCGGCTCTTTGTGGACAGCTGCGTGGCCACCTTGGTCCCTGACCagacctccacccccagctactCCTTCATTGAGAACAAAGG GTGCCTGACTGACGCCAAATCCACAGGCTCCAGCTCGCAGTTCATGCCAAGAACCCAGGACACCAAGCTGCAGATGAagctggatgccttcaggttctATCAGGATGCCAGGAGCTCA ATCTACATCACCTGCCACCTGAAGGTGACTCCTGCTTCCCAGAGTGTGGACTCCCTGAACAAGGACTGCTACACTGAGGGCAGCAGGTCAGTGAGGAGGCAGGGGGCTGCTGTGTCCTGCTGGTGCTCAG CTCCTGAGTGGGAAGCTGATGCCACTGTTGGTCCCGTGTTTGTGCTGCAAGAGCAGGTTGCTGAGAGGCCAGTGGAGGCAGAAGGCCAGAGCTCCCAGCTAAGAGCAGAGGAGGGCAAGTCCACAG GCCTGCCTGTGGAGGCTGTGATCCTGGCTGGTGTGGTGACTGCGGTGGGGCTGGTCTGTGCTGCTCTGCTGGGGACAGTCCTGCGCAGGAGGAAGCAACACAAACCCATGAACTGA
- the LOC138237779 gene encoding zona pellucida sperm-binding protein 4-like yields the protein MTLFQCRLWCTQSPHPLRQCLQDLSVWRELYDSYYSDLDYPVTKVLRDPVYVEVHILNRADPNIVLTLGDCWATSTPSPLSQPSWSLLVAGCPYGGDNYQTTLIPVGGSSGLPYPTHYQRFMIQMFTFVDPASQVPLKEKVFIHCSAAVCQPTATDRCVPTCGRRRRAVAQVAQDSSRETALVSSGEVILVGSELPALDRLDSHPEAPQFLSYGLLVVAASTVLVVSALVLVAVWRSRPWIQNAKLCMECE from the exons ATGACCTTGTTCCAGTGCAGGCTGTGGTGTACACAGTCTCCCCACCCCCTCCGGCAGTGTCTCCAGGACCTCTCCGTGTGGA GAGAGCTGTATGACTCCTACTACAGTGACCTGGACTACCCTGTGACCAAGGTGCTGCGGGATCCTGTGTATGTGGAGGTCCACATCTTGAACAGGGCTGACCCCAACATTGTCCTGACCCTGGGGGACTGCTGGGCCACTTCCACTCCCAGTCCTCTCAGCCAGCCCAGCTGGAGCCTTCTGGTTGCTGG GTGTCCCTATGGAGGTGACAACTACCAGACCACCTTGATCCCTGTGGGTGGCTCCTCAGGGCTGCCGTACCCAACGCACTACCAGCGCTTCATGATTCAGATGTTCACTTTTGTGGATCCTGcctctcaggttcctctgaAGGAGAAG gTGTTCATCCACTGTAGTGCAGCAGTGTGCCAGCCGACCGCTACTGACCGCTGTGTGCCCACCTGTGGCAGGAGGA GAAGAGCTGTTGCTCAAGTGGCACAGGACTCCTCCAGAGAAACTGcgctggtgtccagtggggaagTGATCCTGGTTGGGTCTGAGCTTCCAGCTCTGGATCGGCTGGATTCCCATCCTGAAG CACCCCAGTTCCTGAGCTATGGGCTGCTGGTAGTTGCTGCCTCCACTGTGCTTGTGGTCTCTGCTCTggtgctggtggctgtgtggagaTCTAGACCTTGGATCCAGAATGCCAAGCTGTGCATGGAGTGTGAATAA